In Paralcaligenes sp. KSB-10, the following are encoded in one genomic region:
- the fabD gene encoding ACP S-malonyltransferase, with product MKIAFVFPGQGSQSVGMLDAWAGNAAVADTLEHASAALGQDLAALIAQGPAEQLNLTTNTQPVMLAAAVAVYRAWIAAGGAAPAMVAGHSLGEYSALTAAGALALEDAVRIVRIRADAMQAAVPVGTGGMAAVLGLDDDAVRSLCARAAQGEVVEAVNFNAPAQVVIAGHKAAVERACELARAEGAKRALVLPVSAPFHSSLLKPAAAVLQQALAGFDLSAPGIPLLNNVDVASPADPAAVKDALVRQAWHAVRWVETIQAMKAQGVTHIVECGPGKVLNGLTKRIDRDLTGLAITDPASLQAALEILQG from the coding sequence ATGAAAATCGCTTTTGTCTTTCCCGGGCAAGGATCGCAGTCGGTCGGCATGCTTGATGCCTGGGCCGGCAATGCCGCCGTTGCAGATACTCTTGAGCACGCTTCGGCGGCGCTGGGCCAGGATTTGGCGGCATTGATCGCCCAGGGGCCTGCCGAACAGCTGAATCTCACCACGAATACCCAGCCGGTCATGCTGGCCGCCGCAGTTGCGGTGTACCGGGCGTGGATTGCGGCGGGCGGGGCCGCTCCGGCCATGGTGGCTGGCCATAGCCTGGGCGAATACTCGGCCCTCACCGCCGCCGGCGCCCTGGCGCTCGAAGACGCTGTCCGGATAGTGCGCATTCGCGCCGATGCCATGCAGGCGGCGGTGCCTGTCGGCACCGGCGGCATGGCTGCCGTGCTCGGGCTGGATGATGATGCGGTCAGGTCGTTGTGTGCCCGGGCGGCTCAGGGCGAAGTGGTGGAGGCCGTCAATTTCAATGCGCCGGCGCAAGTGGTCATCGCCGGGCACAAAGCGGCTGTCGAGCGGGCTTGCGAACTGGCCAGGGCCGAAGGCGCCAAGCGCGCCCTGGTATTGCCCGTTTCCGCGCCATTCCATTCCAGCCTGTTGAAGCCTGCCGCCGCTGTGTTGCAGCAGGCCCTGGCCGGCTTTGACCTGTCTGCGCCGGGAATCCCGCTGCTCAACAACGTTGATGTCGCGAGCCCTGCCGATCCGGCCGCCGTCAAAGATGCGCTGGTGCGCCAGGCGTGGCATGCGGTGCGATGGGTTGAGACCATACAGGCCATGAAGGCGCAGGGAGTTACACATATCGTCGAGTGCGGCCCCGGCAAGGTGCTTAACGGCTTGACCAAGCGGATCGACCGCGACCTGACGGGCCTGGCCATTACGGACCCGGCGTCTCTGCAGGCCGCTTTGGAAATTTTACAGGGGTAA
- the fabG gene encoding 3-oxoacyl-ACP reductase FabG, which yields MQDKQLEGKLALVTGATRGIGKAIALELAARGACVVGTATSAAGAESISEMLAATGGRGVVLNVTEPSACEALIDELGKQDGGGPHILVNNAGITRDNLAMRMKDDDWNAVLDTNLSAVFRLSRAVMKSMMKARWGRIINITSVVGSSGNPGQANYAAAKAGVAGMARALARELGSRNITVNCVAPGFIETDMTRALNETQTAAILSQIPLGRLGASSDIANAVAFLASPQAGYITGTTLHVNGGMYM from the coding sequence ATGCAAGACAAACAACTCGAGGGCAAGCTGGCCCTGGTAACGGGCGCCACGCGTGGCATAGGCAAGGCGATTGCCCTTGAATTGGCCGCCCGCGGCGCATGCGTCGTAGGCACGGCGACTTCGGCGGCGGGCGCTGAATCCATTTCCGAGATGCTGGCGGCGACGGGCGGACGCGGTGTGGTGCTCAATGTGACCGAGCCGTCCGCGTGCGAAGCCTTGATCGACGAGCTGGGCAAGCAGGATGGCGGCGGCCCTCATATCCTGGTGAACAATGCCGGAATTACTCGCGATAACCTGGCCATGCGCATGAAAGACGATGACTGGAACGCCGTTCTCGATACAAATCTTTCGGCGGTATTCCGTTTGTCGCGCGCCGTCATGAAAAGCATGATGAAGGCCCGCTGGGGGCGTATCATCAATATAACGTCGGTAGTCGGCTCCAGCGGCAATCCGGGGCAAGCCAACTATGCGGCGGCCAAGGCCGGGGTAGCGGGCATGGCGCGTGCTTTGGCACGCGAATTGGGCAGCCGCAATATTACCGTCAACTGCGTCGCCCCCGGTTTTATCGAAACCGACATGACCCGGGCGTTGAACGAGACGCAAACCGCGGCCATATTGTCACAAATACCGTTGGGCCGCCTGGGGGCGTCCAGCGATATTGCCAATGCGGTGGCTTTTTTGGCCAGCCCGCAAGCGGGGTATATCACCGGTACTACGCTGCATGTCAATGGCGGTATGTATATGTAA
- the lepB gene encoding signal peptidase I has protein sequence MSWDFALILFVLLVITGLVWCLDFFVLRARRRAAAQAAVANSDYALAGVDAQEAARLRQEAYDKVNRAPWWVEYCVSFFPVILFVFALRSFVIEPFRIPSGSMLPTLENGDLILVNKFQYGIRLPIIDKKIIKIGSPNRGDVMVFRYPVDPSVDYIKRVVGLPGDVVLYQDKTLSINGKEVAHMRDGDYFEPDRSAYVGRYTEQLGAVQHSILLNKQAPQDFMPISDYPYRKNCEYLSNGVRCTVPPDHYFMMGDNRDNSLDSRYWGFVPDQNIVGRAFFIWMNFSEPSRIGRFH, from the coding sequence ATGAGTTGGGACTTTGCACTGATTTTGTTTGTGCTGTTGGTAATTACCGGCCTGGTCTGGTGTCTGGATTTCTTCGTTTTGCGAGCCCGGCGCCGAGCGGCGGCGCAAGCAGCCGTGGCCAACTCCGACTATGCCTTGGCAGGGGTCGATGCCCAGGAGGCGGCGCGTCTGCGCCAGGAGGCCTACGACAAGGTGAACCGTGCCCCCTGGTGGGTGGAATACTGTGTCAGCTTCTTTCCCGTCATCCTGTTCGTGTTTGCCTTGCGTTCGTTTGTGATCGAACCGTTCCGGATTCCATCGGGTTCCATGCTGCCCACCCTGGAAAATGGCGATCTGATTCTGGTGAACAAATTTCAATATGGCATACGCCTGCCCATCATCGACAAGAAAATCATCAAGATCGGATCGCCCAACCGCGGCGATGTCATGGTTTTTCGTTATCCGGTGGACCCAAGCGTCGATTACATCAAACGCGTGGTTGGCTTGCCCGGCGACGTGGTCTTGTACCAGGATAAAACGCTATCCATCAATGGCAAGGAAGTGGCTCATATGCGCGATGGCGATTATTTCGAGCCTGACCGTTCCGCGTACGTCGGGCGCTACACCGAACAGTTGGGAGCGGTGCAGCACAGCATTTTGCTGAACAAGCAGGCTCCTCAAGACTTTATGCCTATTTCGGATTATCCTTACCGCAAGAACTGCGAATACCTGAGCAACGGCGTGCGTTGCACAGTTCCGCCCGATCACTATTTCATGATGGGTGATAACCGCGACAATAGCCTGGATAGCCGTTATTGGGGCTTTGTGCCCGACCAGAATATTGTGGGACGCGCCTTTTTCATCTGGATGAATTTCAGCGAGCCCAGCCGTATAGGCCGGTTCCACTAA
- the fabF gene encoding beta-ketoacyl-ACP synthase II — MKRRVVITGLGIISPVGNDVDNAWDNIVNGRSGIQRISRFDPSAFTAQIAGEVKDFDVTQVMSSKEAKQMDTFIHYGVAAGTQAWRDSGLEVTEANAERIGVIVGSGIGGLQRIEETQTEYLERGPRRISPFFVPASLINLISGQLSIMLGMKGPSYAVVSACTTGLHSIGDAARLIEYGDADVMLAGGAESTVSPLGIGGFAAMRALSTRNDDPTTASRPWDVDRDGFVLGEGAGVLVLEEYEHARKRGARIYGEFAGYGMSSDAHHITSPDRDGPRRGIVNALRNGGINPDQVDYVNAHGTSTPLGDKNETEALKLAFGDYAKKLVVNSTKSMTGHLLGAAGGIEAVFTTLAVYHQISPPTINIFNQDPACDLDYCANQARDLKIDVALSNSFGFGGTNGSMVVRRL, encoded by the coding sequence TTGAAACGACGTGTCGTCATCACTGGACTTGGCATTATTTCGCCGGTCGGCAACGATGTTGATAATGCCTGGGACAATATCGTCAACGGGCGCTCGGGCATACAGCGTATTTCGCGTTTTGATCCGTCGGCGTTCACTGCCCAGATAGCGGGTGAGGTCAAAGATTTCGACGTTACGCAGGTCATGTCCTCCAAAGAGGCCAAGCAAATGGATACGTTTATCCATTATGGCGTGGCTGCGGGAACCCAAGCCTGGCGCGATTCCGGCCTGGAAGTCACCGAGGCGAATGCCGAACGCATAGGCGTGATCGTCGGCTCGGGCATTGGCGGTTTGCAGCGCATTGAAGAAACCCAGACTGAATACCTCGAGCGCGGCCCTCGCCGGATTTCGCCTTTCTTCGTGCCGGCTTCCCTCATCAATCTGATTTCCGGCCAGTTGTCGATCATGCTGGGCATGAAAGGGCCGAGCTATGCCGTGGTCTCCGCCTGCACGACCGGTCTGCATTCCATAGGCGATGCGGCCCGTCTGATCGAGTATGGCGATGCCGATGTCATGCTGGCCGGCGGGGCCGAATCGACGGTTTCACCTTTGGGTATAGGCGGCTTTGCGGCAATGCGGGCCTTGTCCACGCGCAACGATGATCCCACCACCGCCTCCCGCCCCTGGGACGTCGACCGCGACGGTTTTGTGCTGGGCGAAGGGGCGGGCGTGCTGGTGCTCGAAGAGTACGAGCATGCGCGCAAGCGCGGCGCACGCATTTATGGCGAATTCGCCGGCTATGGCATGAGTTCCGATGCCCATCACATTACTTCGCCTGATCGCGATGGCCCGCGTCGTGGCATTGTCAATGCCTTGCGCAACGGGGGGATCAACCCCGACCAGGTCGATTACGTCAATGCGCATGGCACATCGACGCCGCTGGGCGACAAAAACGAAACCGAGGCGCTCAAGCTGGCCTTTGGCGACTATGCCAAGAAGCTGGTCGTCAACTCCACCAAATCCATGACCGGCCATTTGCTGGGCGCGGCGGGCGGTATTGAGGCGGTCTTCACGACCCTGGCGGTTTATCATCAAATTTCACCTCCAACGATCAATATCTTCAACCAGGACCCGGCTTGCGATCTGGATTACTGCGCCAATCAGGCGCGCGATCTCAAGATCGACGTGGCTTTGTCGAATTCCTTTGGTTTTGGTGGAACGAACGGATCGATGGTGGTTCGACGACTGTAG
- the rpoE gene encoding RNA polymerase sigma factor RpoE: MSERDVDAELVARVQQGDKRAFDLLVLKYQRKIMRLLSRMIRDSSEVEDVAQEAFIKAYRALPQFRGDSAFYTWLYRIAINTARNWQVANGRRPSTPNAIETEDGETFSQIDNLTDISTPESMMASRQIVETVNAAIDALPEELRTAIVLREIEGMSYEDIAQSMNCPIGTVRSRIFRAREAIATQLRPVLGTDAERRW, from the coding sequence ATGAGCGAACGCGACGTCGACGCTGAGCTGGTTGCCCGTGTGCAACAGGGCGATAAACGCGCATTCGATTTGCTGGTCTTGAAGTACCAACGCAAAATCATGCGACTTTTGTCGCGCATGATACGCGACTCGTCCGAGGTCGAAGATGTGGCCCAGGAAGCCTTTATCAAGGCTTATCGCGCCTTGCCGCAGTTTCGCGGCGACAGTGCGTTTTACACCTGGCTTTATCGCATTGCCATCAATACCGCGCGCAATTGGCAGGTGGCCAATGGACGCCGCCCAAGCACCCCAAATGCAATTGAAACGGAAGATGGTGAAACTTTTAGTCAAATCGACAACCTAACCGATATCAGTACACCAGAATCCATGATGGCAAGCCGTCAGATCGTCGAGACAGTCAATGCTGCGATCGATGCCTTGCCCGAGGAATTGCGTACGGCTATCGTTTTGCGTGAAATAGAAGGCATGAGCTACGAAGATATCGCCCAAAGCATGAATTGTCCCATCGGGACTGTGCGTTCGCGCATATTTCGTGCCCGAGAGGCGATTGCAACGCAGTTGCGCCCTGTTTTGGGCACCGACGCCGAACGTCGCTGGTAA
- a CDS encoding MucB/RseB C-terminal domain-containing protein: MGTAVHLAAALSEGRVPRAAAMGRISGFLMAAACALAQPAWAETSPAADPIVTLLQKVQTAARENDYSGVFTYQQGSVMQSTRVVHVIDGTGERELLDMLDGPAREFVRHNDTVQCLIPEKKLVILQRRRGDRFPGLLLGDGKEIPAHYEARVGKDPNRVAGRECTMLELVPKDKVRYGFRFCIDTASNLLLKAQTLGLHHQVVDQVSFTSLLIGPGISADQLASRWKTQDWRVLESPMVSIDLKKMGWRIPAPAGFQTVTQVSRLMKADRQVNQLVLSDGLSAISVFIEPMDRAHKIAPPKGAVHKGAMNIFGTRIGDHWLTAIGEVPVDTLRDIAQHAEYVPLIAPR, encoded by the coding sequence ATGGGCACAGCGGTTCATCTTGCCGCCGCCCTGAGCGAAGGGCGCGTCCCCAGAGCGGCCGCCATGGGCCGGATTTCAGGATTTTTAATGGCGGCCGCATGTGCCCTGGCGCAACCCGCCTGGGCCGAAACCTCACCCGCTGCCGACCCGATCGTGACCCTGCTGCAAAAAGTGCAGACTGCGGCCCGTGAAAATGATTACTCGGGCGTATTCACTTACCAGCAGGGTTCCGTGATGCAATCCACGCGAGTGGTCCATGTGATCGACGGCACCGGCGAGCGTGAGCTGCTGGATATGCTCGACGGGCCCGCGCGCGAGTTCGTCAGGCACAACGATACCGTGCAGTGCCTGATCCCCGAAAAGAAATTGGTTATTCTCCAGCGTCGGCGTGGCGATCGTTTCCCGGGCTTGTTATTGGGCGATGGCAAGGAAATTCCCGCGCACTATGAGGCCAGGGTGGGCAAGGATCCGAATCGCGTTGCCGGCCGCGAATGCACGATGCTCGAACTGGTTCCCAAGGACAAAGTGCGCTACGGCTTTCGGTTCTGCATCGATACGGCAAGCAATTTATTGCTCAAGGCCCAGACGCTGGGCTTGCATCATCAAGTGGTTGATCAGGTTTCGTTTACATCCTTGCTCATTGGCCCGGGGATTTCCGCCGACCAACTGGCCTCTCGCTGGAAAACCCAGGATTGGCGTGTGCTGGAATCACCCATGGTTTCCATAGACTTGAAAAAAATGGGCTGGCGTATTCCCGCGCCCGCGGGTTTTCAGACAGTGACGCAGGTGTCCCGCCTCATGAAGGCGGACAGGCAAGTGAATCAATTGGTTTTGTCGGATGGTTTGTCGGCTATTTCGGTATTTATCGAGCCTATGGATCGTGCGCACAAGATAGCCCCACCCAAAGGGGCTGTACATAAGGGAGCAATGAATATTTTTGGCACAAGAATCGGTGATCACTGGCTTACCGCCATTGGTGAAGTGCCGGTCGACACGCTGCGCGATATTGCGCAACATGCCGAGTATGTGCCGTTGATTGCTCCTCGGTAA
- a CDS encoding Do family serine endopeptidase: MFSTLVADSKIRRIMASASVSVLLAFAALGGAHAETAVPTMGLPDFTSVVSKTEGSVVNIRTTEAVPIRAQGVGPNSNDPYDMFRWFFGPDFQMPGAPPSARHRNTPAPKGKERTVPRGVGSGFFISSDGYILTNNHVVADSNGIFVTLTDGKEYKAKVIGTDPRTDVALIKIDAKNMPPLPIGDSNQIKKGQWVLAIGSPFGLDSTVTAGIVSAINRDTGDYLPFIQTDVAVNPGNSGGPLINLAGQVIGINSQIISQSGGFMGISLAIPIDEVMRVVDQLKSHGKVTRGRIGVQIGQVSDDVAKAIGLSKAQGAMVSNVESGGPAAEAGVKPGDVITKFNGKNIAHWTDLPRIVGATRPDSKVSMEVWRKGKTVSLNVKVAELTAAASKSGPDEQQAPKATPTDALGLKVTEVPADVRKKEKLNGGVQVTEVEEPAATAGINVGDVILTVNAVDVTGPEQFAKLVSQLPKTQASALLILRGNETQWVTVTPGK; the protein is encoded by the coding sequence ATGTTTTCAACACTTGTAGCCGACAGCAAAATTAGACGAATCATGGCATCGGCATCGGTGAGCGTATTACTTGCGTTTGCTGCGTTAGGCGGAGCCCATGCCGAAACGGCCGTCCCAACGATGGGGCTGCCCGACTTTACCTCGGTGGTTTCCAAAACCGAAGGATCTGTGGTCAATATCCGCACAACCGAAGCCGTCCCCATACGGGCGCAAGGTGTGGGGCCCAACAGCAACGATCCCTACGATATGTTCCGCTGGTTCTTTGGCCCCGATTTTCAGATGCCGGGGGCGCCTCCTTCGGCGCGTCATCGGAATACCCCGGCGCCCAAGGGCAAGGAACGTACTGTGCCGCGTGGCGTGGGTTCCGGTTTCTTCATATCCTCGGATGGTTACATTCTCACCAATAACCATGTGGTGGCCGATTCCAATGGTATTTTTGTGACGCTGACCGACGGCAAGGAGTACAAGGCCAAGGTCATAGGCACGGATCCGCGTACCGACGTGGCCCTGATCAAGATCGACGCCAAAAACATGCCGCCGCTGCCTATCGGTGACTCCAACCAGATCAAGAAGGGTCAATGGGTACTGGCCATTGGTTCGCCATTCGGGCTCGACTCCACCGTCACGGCGGGTATTGTCAGTGCCATCAATCGCGATACCGGCGATTACTTGCCCTTCATTCAAACCGATGTGGCGGTCAATCCCGGCAATTCCGGCGGCCCGTTGATCAATCTGGCTGGCCAGGTAATAGGCATCAATTCGCAGATTATTTCGCAAAGTGGCGGCTTCATGGGCATTTCCCTGGCCATTCCCATCGACGAAGTCATGCGAGTGGTCGACCAATTGAAATCTCACGGCAAGGTAACGCGTGGACGTATCGGCGTACAGATCGGCCAGGTGAGCGACGACGTTGCCAAGGCCATAGGCCTGAGCAAGGCGCAGGGCGCCATGGTCAGTAATGTCGAAAGTGGCGGTCCGGCGGCGGAAGCCGGTGTCAAGCCCGGCGATGTGATCACCAAGTTCAATGGCAAGAACATCGCCCACTGGACCGACTTGCCGCGCATCGTGGGTGCGACCCGGCCCGACAGCAAGGTATCCATGGAAGTCTGGCGCAAGGGCAAGACGGTGTCGCTCAACGTCAAGGTCGCCGAACTGACGGCGGCGGCGAGCAAATCCGGCCCCGATGAGCAACAGGCACCCAAGGCAACGCCTACCGATGCCCTGGGCCTGAAGGTTACCGAGGTTCCTGCCGACGTCCGCAAAAAGGAAAAACTGAACGGCGGCGTGCAGGTGACGGAAGTCGAAGAGCCGGCGGCGACGGCAGGCATCAATGTGGGCGATGTGATCCTTACCGTCAATGCCGTCGATGTAACCGGCCCCGAGCAATTTGCCAAGCTGGTTTCGCAGCTGCCCAAAACGCAGGCCTCGGCACTGCTGATTCTGCGGGGCAATGAAACTCAGTGGGTTACCGTCACTCCCGGAAAATAA
- the acpP gene encoding acyl carrier protein yields the protein MESIEQRVKKIVAEQLGVNEAEIKNESSFLDDLGADSLDMVELVMALEDEFETEIPDEEAEKITTVQQAVDYISSHSKQ from the coding sequence ATGGAAAGCATCGAACAGCGCGTCAAGAAGATCGTCGCTGAACAACTTGGCGTCAACGAAGCCGAGATCAAAAACGAATCTTCCTTCCTTGACGACCTCGGTGCCGATTCGCTCGATATGGTCGAGCTCGTGATGGCACTTGAAGATGAGTTCGAAACCGAAATTCCGGACGAAGAGGCCGAAAAAATCACGACGGTCCAGCAAGCTGTTGACTATATTTCGTCGCATAGCAAGCAATAG
- a CDS encoding beta-ketoacyl-ACP synthase III: MESSMSYAKIVGSGGYLPPRIVSNDELAAELATRQIATSDTWIVERTGIRQRHIAAPDVTTSMLATKAAQLALDDAGVTAAEVDLIIVATSTPDFIFPSTACLVQANLGAKGGAAFDVQAVCSGFVYALATADAFIQAGRSRVALVIGAEVFSSILDWSDRGTCVLFGDGAGAVVLKASEEPGVLAAQLNADGSQMKILCAAGNVMHGKVVGDPFLRMDGQAVFKLAVTALARSAKEVCQQAGIDLADIDWLVPHQANVRILNFLSRKLGIPDEKVIITVDKHANTSAASVPLALDAARRDGRIKSGDLVMMQGVGGGFTWGSVLARM; encoded by the coding sequence ATGGAATCTAGTATGTCCTATGCCAAAATAGTGGGGTCGGGTGGTTATCTGCCACCGCGGATCGTCTCCAACGATGAACTTGCCGCCGAGTTGGCGACGCGCCAGATTGCAACCTCGGATACCTGGATTGTCGAACGCACGGGTATCCGGCAGCGCCATATCGCCGCCCCCGACGTTACCACCAGCATGCTGGCGACCAAAGCGGCACAGCTGGCTCTGGACGACGCAGGTGTCACGGCCGCCGAAGTCGACCTGATCATCGTGGCGACATCGACCCCCGATTTCATTTTTCCCAGTACGGCGTGCCTGGTGCAGGCCAATCTGGGTGCCAAGGGCGGGGCGGCCTTCGATGTTCAGGCTGTTTGCAGCGGTTTTGTCTACGCCCTGGCTACGGCCGATGCCTTCATCCAGGCGGGCCGCTCCCGGGTGGCCCTGGTTATCGGAGCGGAAGTCTTTTCCAGTATTCTCGACTGGAGCGACCGCGGCACCTGCGTGCTGTTCGGCGACGGCGCCGGCGCCGTCGTATTGAAGGCTTCCGAAGAGCCGGGTGTTCTTGCCGCCCAGTTGAACGCCGACGGCAGCCAAATGAAGATCCTCTGCGCCGCCGGCAATGTGATGCATGGCAAGGTGGTGGGCGATCCATTTCTGCGCATGGATGGCCAGGCCGTGTTCAAGCTGGCCGTGACTGCCTTGGCACGCTCGGCCAAAGAAGTTTGCCAGCAGGCCGGGATCGATCTGGCCGACATAGACTGGCTGGTGCCGCATCAGGCGAATGTGCGAATCTTGAATTTCCTGAGCCGAAAACTCGGCATCCCCGACGAAAAAGTAATCATTACCGTTGATAAGCACGCTAATACCTCGGCGGCCAGCGTGCCTTTGGCCCTCGATGCCGCGCGTCGCGACGGCCGCATCAAATCGGGCGACTTGGTCATGATGCAGGGCGTCGGGGGCGGTTTTACCTGGGGTTCCGTGCTGGCCAGAATGTAA
- a CDS encoding sigma-E factor negative regulatory protein — MQVAATNRQDPEQLSWESSVSVWIDGEGSDIRPEDLESPYGRQVWDTYHLIGDVLRSEDLALKPSDFFYARLSKAIDAEPPIVAPYRRKFSSMRLGLSGLAVAAAVVSVAWVALPYFSGTGSAPSQGATQVLASAGDDAGLRDYLEAHRQIAGVSPVRQVSFDAGDQQ; from the coding sequence ATGCAAGTAGCGGCTACAAACAGGCAGGACCCGGAGCAGCTTTCCTGGGAGTCTTCCGTTTCGGTATGGATCGACGGTGAAGGCAGCGATATCCGCCCCGAAGATCTCGAATCCCCTTACGGACGCCAAGTGTGGGATACCTACCACCTTATCGGCGATGTGTTGCGTAGTGAAGACCTGGCGTTGAAGCCCTCCGATTTCTTTTACGCCCGGCTCTCCAAGGCTATTGATGCGGAGCCTCCCATAGTGGCGCCGTATCGCCGAAAATTCTCCTCGATGCGGCTGGGGCTGTCTGGCCTGGCTGTTGCGGCGGCGGTCGTGTCGGTCGCATGGGTTGCCCTGCCTTACTTTTCGGGTACCGGTTCCGCCCCGAGCCAAGGTGCGACGCAAGTGCTTGCCAGCGCGGGCGACGATGCGGGCTTGCGTGACTATCTCGAAGCACATCGTCAAATTGCCGGGGTCAGCCCGGTGCGGCAGGTTTCGTTCGACGCCGGAGACCAGCAGTAA
- the lepA gene encoding translation elongation factor 4, translating to MDHIRNFSIIAHIDHGKSTLADRLIHRCGGLADREMSSQVLDSMDIERERGITIKAQTVALHYKAQNGRTYALNLIDTPGHVDFSYEVSRSLSACEGALLVVDATQGVEAQTVANCYTAIELGVEVIPVLNKMDLPSADPDGARQEVEDVIGIDASEAVLASAKTGMGIDEILEQIVARVPSPKGDPGQPLQALIIDSWFDNYVGVVMLVRIVNGILKPKDKLLLMASGATHLCEQVGVFTPKSEPRKELSAGEVGFVIAGIKQLEDAKVGDTVTLAGRAAAGALPGFKEVKPQVFAGLYPVESSEYDQLRDSLEKLKLNDSSLMFEPEVSQALGFGFRCGFLGLLHMEIVQERLEREFDMDIITTAPSVVYQIEQRDGSVISIESPSRMPEVGNIVEVREPIVTVTLFMPQEYVGPVMTLCTVKRGAQINMSYHGRQVHLVYEIPLAEIVLDFFDKLKSVSRGYASMDYEFKEYRASDVVRVDLLINGDRVDALSMIVHRANARYRGREVVSKMRALIPRQMFDIAIQAAIGAEVIARENVKALRKNVLAKCYGGDISRKKKLLEKQKAGKKRMKQVGNVEIPQEAFLAILQVEDK from the coding sequence ATGGATCATATCCGCAACTTTTCTATTATTGCCCACATCGACCATGGCAAGTCTACCCTTGCCGATCGCCTGATTCATCGTTGCGGGGGCTTGGCGGATCGCGAAATGTCTTCCCAAGTGCTTGATTCCATGGATATCGAACGTGAGCGAGGCATTACCATCAAGGCGCAGACCGTGGCCTTGCACTACAAGGCGCAAAATGGCCGGACCTATGCCCTGAATCTTATCGACACGCCGGGGCACGTCGATTTTTCGTACGAGGTGAGCCGCTCTTTGTCGGCGTGCGAAGGCGCGTTGCTGGTGGTTGACGCCACGCAGGGCGTCGAGGCCCAGACCGTTGCCAATTGCTATACGGCCATCGAACTGGGTGTCGAGGTCATTCCCGTCCTGAATAAAATGGATTTGCCTTCGGCCGACCCCGACGGAGCGCGGCAGGAGGTCGAGGATGTGATCGGCATCGATGCCTCCGAGGCGGTTCTGGCCAGCGCCAAGACAGGCATGGGCATCGACGAGATCCTGGAACAGATTGTCGCCCGGGTGCCCTCTCCCAAGGGAGACCCTGGCCAGCCTTTGCAAGCCCTGATTATCGATTCATGGTTCGATAATTATGTGGGCGTTGTCATGCTGGTCCGGATTGTCAATGGGATCTTGAAGCCCAAAGACAAGTTGTTGCTCATGGCCTCCGGTGCAACGCATCTGTGCGAGCAGGTTGGTGTCTTTACCCCCAAATCCGAGCCGCGCAAAGAACTGTCTGCCGGCGAGGTCGGTTTTGTGATTGCCGGAATCAAACAGCTGGAAGACGCCAAGGTCGGCGATACCGTCACGCTGGCCGGACGTGCCGCTGCCGGGGCGCTGCCCGGTTTCAAAGAGGTCAAGCCACAGGTGTTTGCCGGGCTGTATCCGGTTGAAAGCAGCGAGTACGATCAACTGCGCGACTCGCTCGAAAAGCTGAAGCTGAACGATTCCTCGCTTATGTTCGAGCCCGAGGTTTCCCAGGCCTTGGGGTTTGGCTTTCGCTGCGGCTTTCTCGGCTTGCTGCACATGGAAATCGTGCAGGAACGCCTGGAACGCGAATTCGACATGGATATCATTACCACGGCGCCGTCGGTGGTATACCAGATCGAGCAGCGCGACGGTTCAGTCATATCCATCGAAAGCCCTTCGCGCATGCCGGAAGTGGGCAATATCGTCGAGGTTCGCGAGCCTATCGTCACCGTTACCTTGTTCATGCCGCAGGAATATGTCGGGCCGGTAATGACTTTGTGCACGGTCAAGCGCGGCGCTCAAATCAATATGTCGTATCATGGCCGGCAAGTGCACCTGGTGTACGAAATCCCCCTGGCTGAAATCGTGCTCGACTTTTTCGACAAGCTCAAGTCTGTTTCCCGCGGTTATGCGTCCATGGATTACGAGTTCAAGGAATACCGGGCTTCGGATGTGGTGCGGGTCGATTTGCTGATCAATGGCGACCGCGTCGATGCGCTGTCCATGATTGTGCACCGCGCCAATGCCCGCTATCGAGGCCGTGAAGTCGTCTCGAAGATGCGCGCCCTGATTCCGCGCCAGATGTTCGATATTGCTATCCAGGCGGCCATCGGTGCCGAGGTGATAGCCCGCGAAAACGTCAAGGCCTTGCGCAAGAATGTGTTGGCGAAGTGTTACGGGGGCGATATTTCCCGCAAGAAAAAACTGCTTGAAAAACAAAAAGCTGGCAAGAAACGCATGAAACAGGTTGGCAATGTTGAAATTCCCCAAGAAGCGTTCCTGGCAATTCTGCAGGTCGAGGATAAATAA